A window from Citrobacter amalonaticus encodes these proteins:
- the zraS gene encoding two-component system sensor histidine kinase ZraS: MRMMREHKDTVARWLSGVLPAIILILVGLFAVMVIRDYGRESDAARQTLLEKGSVLIRALESGTRVGMGMRMHHAQQQTLLEEMAGQPGVLWFAVTDAQGNVVMHSDPALVGKTLYSPAEMHTLHPGEEARWRALDATDAQGQTVPALEIYRQFQPLFFPGRHGMHGMSRGNGAMPGSAHQFIFIAFDASELAMTQAREWRNTLIMLFALTTVLLATLLTFFWYRRYLRSRQLLQDEMNRKEKLVAIGHLAAGVAHEIRNPLSSIKGLAKYFAERAPAGGEAHELAQVMAKEADRLNRVVSELLELVKPAHLSLQSVDLNAVIDHSLQLVSQDAQSRAIELQFVSDPALPPVQADPDRLTQVLLNLYLNAIHAIDRQGTIRVEASTSGADRVKITVADSGKGIAAEQLAAIFTPYFTTKADGTGLGLAVVQNIIEQHGGTIQADSLPGKGATFTLWLPVTLTRKDSQG, translated from the coding sequence ATGAGAATGATGCGAGAACATAAGGATACGGTAGCCCGATGGTTGAGCGGGGTGCTACCCGCCATCATCCTGATTCTGGTTGGGCTATTTGCCGTGATGGTGATCCGCGATTACGGGCGTGAAAGTGACGCAGCGCGGCAGACGCTGCTGGAAAAAGGCAGTGTGCTAATCCGTGCACTGGAGTCGGGGACGCGCGTCGGGATGGGCATGCGGATGCATCATGCTCAGCAGCAAACGCTGCTCGAAGAGATGGCGGGGCAGCCAGGCGTGCTGTGGTTTGCCGTGACCGATGCGCAGGGCAACGTTGTCATGCACAGCGATCCTGCCCTGGTCGGGAAAACGCTCTACTCGCCAGCAGAGATGCACACATTACACCCAGGAGAAGAGGCGCGCTGGCGTGCGCTTGACGCGACGGATGCGCAGGGGCAGACCGTTCCGGCGCTGGAGATCTATCGTCAGTTCCAGCCGCTGTTTTTCCCTGGACGACACGGGATGCACGGGATGTCGCGTGGCAATGGCGCAATGCCGGGTTCTGCTCATCAGTTCATTTTTATCGCCTTTGATGCCAGTGAGTTGGCCATGACGCAGGCGCGTGAGTGGCGTAATACGCTGATTATGCTTTTCGCGCTGACCACCGTGCTGTTGGCGACTCTCCTGACGTTTTTCTGGTACCGGCGATACCTGCGTTCTCGCCAGCTATTGCAGGATGAGATGAACCGTAAAGAGAAGCTGGTGGCGATCGGGCATCTGGCCGCAGGCGTCGCGCATGAGATTCGAAATCCGCTCTCTTCCATCAAAGGACTGGCAAAGTACTTTGCTGAACGCGCGCCAGCGGGCGGTGAAGCGCATGAACTGGCGCAGGTGATGGCGAAAGAGGCCGATCGTTTAAACCGGGTGGTCAGTGAACTGCTGGAACTGGTGAAGCCCGCGCACTTGTCCTTGCAGTCGGTGGATCTCAATGCGGTAATTGACCACTCTCTGCAACTGGTCAGCCAGGACGCGCAGAGTCGGGCGATTGAGCTGCAATTTGTGTCTGACCCTGCGCTGCCGCCCGTTCAGGCTGACCCGGACCGGCTGACGCAGGTGTTGCTGAATCTTTATCTGAACGCGATTCATGCCATCGATCGGCAGGGGACCATCCGCGTTGAGGCAAGCACAAGCGGAGCCGATCGCGTTAAAATCACCGTTGCAGACAGCGGGAAAGGGATTGCGGCGGAACAGCTGGCCGCCATTTTCACCCCTTATTTCACGACGAAAGCGGACGGTACGGGACTGGGGCTGGCGGTGGTACAGAACATCATTGAACAGCATGGCGGGACGATCCAGGCGGATAGCCTGCCAGGTAAAGGCGCAACGTTCACCCTCTGGCTCCCGGTGACGTTAACACGTAAGGATTCACAAGGATGA
- the purH gene encoding bifunctional phosphoribosylaminoimidazolecarboxamide formyltransferase/IMP cyclohydrolase yields MQQRRPVRRALLSVSDKAGIVEFAQALSARGVDLLSTGGTARLLAEKGLPVTEVSDYTGFPEMMDGRVKTLHPKVHGGILGRRGQDDGIMEQHGIAPIDMVVVNLYPFAQTVAREGCSLEDAVENIDIGGPTMVRSAAKNHKDVAIVVKSSDYDAIIKEMDANDGSLTLDTRFDLAIKAFEHTAAYDSMIANYFGSMVPAYHGESKDAAGRFPRTLNLNFIKKQDMRYGENSHQQAAFYIEENVQEASVATAQQVQGKALSYNNIADTDAALECVKEFSEPACVIVKHANPCGVAVSTSILDAYDRAYKTDPTSAFGGIIAFNRELDAETAQAIISRQFVEVIIAPSATDEALKITAAKQNVRVLTCGQWAERVPGLDFKRVNGGLLVQDRDLGMVTAGELRVVTKRQPTEQELRDALFCWKVAKFVKSNAIVYAKENMTIGIGAGQMSRVYSAKIAGIKAADEGLEVKGSAMASDAFFPFRDGIDAAAAVGVSCVIQPGGSIRDDEVIAAADEHGIAMIFTDMRHFRH; encoded by the coding sequence ATGCAACAACGTCGTCCAGTCCGCCGCGCTCTGCTCAGTGTTTCTGACAAAGCTGGTATCGTCGAATTCGCCCAGGCACTTTCCGCACGTGGTGTGGATCTGCTGTCGACAGGGGGCACTGCCCGTCTGTTAGCAGAGAAAGGTCTGCCGGTGACCGAAGTTTCCGATTACACCGGTTTCCCGGAAATGATGGATGGACGCGTCAAAACCCTGCATCCTAAAGTACACGGCGGCATTCTCGGTCGTCGCGGTCAGGATGACGGGATTATGGAACAGCACGGCATCGCCCCCATCGACATGGTGGTTGTTAACCTTTATCCGTTCGCCCAGACCGTTGCCCGCGAAGGCTGCTCACTGGAAGATGCTGTAGAGAACATCGACATCGGCGGGCCGACAATGGTGCGCTCTGCCGCAAAGAACCATAAAGATGTCGCAATCGTTGTAAAGAGCAGCGACTACGACGCCATTATTAAAGAGATGGATGCCAACGACGGCTCTTTGACCCTCGATACCCGTTTCGACCTCGCGATTAAAGCCTTCGAACACACCGCCGCTTACGACAGTATGATTGCCAACTATTTTGGCAGCATGGTTCCGGCCTATCACGGCGAAAGCAAAGACGCCGCGGGTCGCTTCCCGCGGACGCTGAATCTGAACTTCATTAAGAAGCAGGATATGCGCTACGGTGAAAACAGCCACCAGCAGGCTGCCTTCTATATAGAAGAGAACGTACAAGAAGCCTCCGTTGCAACCGCTCAGCAGGTTCAGGGCAAAGCACTCTCCTATAACAACATCGCCGATACCGACGCCGCGCTGGAATGTGTGAAAGAGTTCAGCGAGCCAGCCTGCGTTATCGTCAAGCACGCGAACCCATGCGGCGTTGCCGTAAGCACCTCTATTCTGGATGCCTACGATCGCGCCTACAAAACCGACCCAACATCTGCCTTCGGCGGCATCATCGCCTTTAACCGCGAACTGGATGCTGAAACGGCGCAGGCCATCATCTCCCGTCAGTTTGTCGAAGTGATCATCGCTCCATCTGCGACCGATGAGGCGCTGAAAATCACCGCTGCCAAGCAAAACGTGCGCGTTCTGACCTGCGGTCAGTGGGCTGAGCGCGTGCCGGGCCTGGATTTCAAACGTGTTAACGGCGGTCTGCTGGTACAGGATCGCGATCTGGGTATGGTCACTGCCGGTGAGCTGCGCGTGGTGACGAAGCGCCAGCCGACCGAACAGGAACTGCGCGACGCGCTGTTCTGCTGGAAAGTCGCGAAGTTCGTTAAATCCAACGCCATTGTTTACGCCAAAGAGAACATGACTATCGGTATTGGCGCAGGCCAGATGAGCCGCGTCTACTCCGCTAAAATTGCCGGGATCAAAGCCGCGGATGAAGGTCTGGAAGTGAAAGGTTCCGCGATGGCGTCCGACGCCTTCTTCCCGTTCCGCGATGGTATTGATGCTGCTGCCGCTGTTGGCGTGAGCTGCGTGATCCAGCCAGGCGGTTCCATCCGTGATGATGAAGTCATTGCCGCTGCTGACGAACACGGCATTGCGATGATCTTCACCGACATGCGCCACTTCCGCCATTAA
- the aceA gene encoding isocitrate lyase, with protein sequence MKTRTQQIEALQKEWTQPRWEGIRRPYSAEEVVKLRGSVNPECTLAQLGAAKMWRLLHGESKKGYINSLGALTGGQALQQAKAGIEAVYLSGWQVAADANLASSMYPDQSLYPANSVPAVVDRINNTFRRADQIQWSSGIEPNDPRYVDYFLPIVADAEAGFGGVLNAFELMKSMIEAGAAAVHFEDQLASVKKCGHMGGKVLVPTQEAIQKLVAARLAADVMGVPTLVIARTDADAADLITSDCDPYDSEFITGERTSEGFFRTRAGIEQAISRGLAYAPYADLVWCETSTPDLELAKRFADAIHAKFPGKLLAYNCSPSFNWQKNLDDKTIASFQQQLSDMGYKYQFITLAGIHSMWFNMFDLAHSYAQGEGMRHYVEKVQQPEFAAAKDGYTFVSHQQEVGTGYFDKVTTIIQGGTSSVTALTGSTEESQF encoded by the coding sequence ATGAAAACCCGTACCCAACAGATCGAAGCGTTACAGAAAGAATGGACACAACCGCGCTGGGAAGGCATCCGTCGCCCGTACAGCGCGGAGGAAGTGGTGAAATTACGCGGCTCGGTTAACCCGGAATGCACGCTGGCGCAGCTGGGCGCAGCCAAAATGTGGCGTCTGCTGCACGGCGAATCGAAAAAAGGTTACATCAACAGCCTTGGTGCGCTGACCGGTGGTCAGGCGTTACAGCAGGCGAAAGCGGGTATCGAAGCGGTGTATCTGTCGGGGTGGCAGGTCGCAGCGGATGCCAACCTGGCGTCCAGTATGTACCCGGATCAATCGCTCTACCCGGCAAACTCTGTTCCGGCAGTGGTGGATCGGATCAACAACACCTTTCGCCGTGCGGATCAGATCCAGTGGTCCAGCGGTATTGAGCCCAACGATCCGCGCTATGTGGATTACTTCCTGCCAATCGTCGCCGATGCGGAAGCCGGGTTTGGCGGCGTACTGAATGCGTTTGAGCTGATGAAGTCGATGATTGAGGCCGGTGCAGCGGCTGTTCACTTCGAAGATCAACTGGCCTCGGTGAAGAAATGTGGTCATATGGGCGGCAAAGTGCTGGTGCCAACTCAGGAAGCGATTCAGAAACTGGTGGCTGCGCGTCTGGCGGCAGACGTTATGGGCGTCCCGACGCTGGTGATTGCGCGTACCGATGCGGATGCGGCGGATCTGATCACCTCCGACTGTGACCCGTACGACAGCGAATTTATTACCGGCGAGCGCACCAGTGAAGGATTCTTCCGTACGCGTGCCGGCATTGAGCAGGCGATCAGCCGTGGCCTGGCCTACGCCCCGTATGCCGATCTGGTGTGGTGTGAAACCTCGACGCCGGATCTGGAACTGGCGAAGCGTTTTGCCGATGCGATTCATGCGAAATTCCCAGGCAAACTGCTGGCCTATAACTGTTCGCCGTCGTTCAACTGGCAGAAGAATCTGGACGATAAGACTATCGCCAGCTTCCAGCAGCAGTTGTCCGATATGGGTTACAAATACCAGTTCATTACCCTGGCAGGTATTCACAGCATGTGGTTCAACATGTTCGACCTTGCGCACTCCTACGCGCAGGGTGAAGGCATGCGCCACTATGTTGAGAAGGTTCAGCAGCCGGAATTTGCGGCGGCTAAAGACGGTTACACCTTCGTGTCCCATCAGCAGGAAGTAGGGACAGGCTACTTTGATAAAGTCACCACCATCATTCAGGGCGGCACTTCCTCGGTGACCGCGCTGACCGGCTCGACCGAAGAATCACAGTTTTGA
- a CDS encoding acetyltransferase — protein sequence MVINIRRSRHDEGNKLIAIWYRSVDATHDFLSKEYRIKLEELVRSFLPEAPLWVAANEQDEPVAFMLLTGEHMDALFVDPDIRGCGVGKLLIEHALSLAPALTTNVNEQNEQAVGFYKKMGFRVTGRAEVDDLGQPYPLLHLRYHKASS from the coding sequence ATGGTTATTAACATACGCCGATCGCGGCATGATGAAGGGAACAAACTGATTGCAATCTGGTACCGTTCGGTCGACGCCACGCATGATTTTCTGTCTAAAGAGTACCGCATCAAGCTGGAGGAACTAGTCCGCTCGTTTTTACCCGAAGCCCCTTTATGGGTTGCCGCTAATGAGCAGGATGAGCCCGTCGCGTTTATGTTGCTCACTGGAGAGCATATGGATGCGCTGTTTGTTGATCCCGATATTCGGGGCTGTGGCGTGGGTAAACTGTTGATTGAGCATGCGCTTTCGCTAGCGCCCGCGTTGACCACTAACGTGAACGAGCAGAATGAACAAGCTGTTGGATTCTATAAGAAGATGGGATTCAGGGTGACGGGGCGCGCAGAGGTCGACGATCTTGGGCAGCCATATCCGTTATTGCATTTGCGTTATCACAAAGCCTCGTCCTGA
- the aceB gene encoding malate synthase A, with product MNQQATTTDELIFTRPHGEPEKQILTDEAVEFLTELVARFTTKRNKLLAARIQQQRDIDNGILPDFISETVSIRNGGWKIRGIPEDLQDRRVEITGPVERKMVINALNANVKVFMADFEDSLAPEWSKVIDGHINLRDAVNGTISYTNEAGKIYQLKPNPALLICRVRGLHLPEKHVTWRGEAIPGSLFDFALYFFHNYKALLAKGSGPYFYLPKTQAWQEAAWWSEVFSYTEDRFNLSRGTIKATLLIETLPAVFQMDEILHALRDHIVGLNCGRWDYIFSYIKTLKNHPDRVLPDRQVVTMDKPFLSAYSRLLIKTCHKRGAFAMGGMAAFIPSKDAERNNQVLSKVKADKALEANNGHDGTWIAHPGLADTAMAVFNEVLGENKNQLFVTRDEDAPITAEQLLAPCEGERTEEGMRANIRVAVQYIEAWISGNGCVPIYGLMEDAATAEISRTSIWQWIHHEKTLSNGKPVTKALFRQMLAEEMRVIQDELGEHRYSSGRFDDAARLMEQITTSDELIDFLTLPGYRLLA from the coding sequence ATGAATCAACAGGCAACGACTACCGATGAATTGATCTTTACCAGGCCCCATGGTGAGCCAGAGAAGCAGATCCTGACCGATGAAGCGGTCGAATTTCTCACTGAACTGGTGGCGCGCTTTACGACGAAGCGCAATAAGCTGCTCGCGGCTCGTATTCAGCAGCAGCGGGATATCGACAACGGTATATTGCCTGATTTTATTTCGGAAACTGTTTCCATTAGAAACGGAGGCTGGAAGATTCGCGGCATTCCGGAGGATTTACAGGATCGTCGGGTCGAAATCACCGGACCGGTTGAACGCAAGATGGTCATCAATGCGTTGAACGCGAATGTGAAGGTTTTTATGGCCGATTTCGAAGATTCGCTGGCACCGGAATGGAGCAAAGTGATCGACGGGCATATCAACCTGCGTGACGCGGTAAACGGCACCATCAGCTACACCAATGAAGCTGGCAAAATCTATCAGTTGAAGCCCAATCCGGCATTACTGATTTGCCGTGTGCGTGGTCTGCACCTGCCGGAAAAACATGTGACCTGGCGCGGTGAAGCGATCCCCGGCAGCCTGTTCGATTTTGCCCTCTATTTCTTCCATAACTACAAAGCGTTGCTGGCCAAAGGCAGCGGTCCCTATTTCTACCTGCCGAAAACGCAGGCCTGGCAGGAAGCGGCCTGGTGGAGTGAAGTCTTCAGCTATACCGAAGATCGTTTCAATCTGTCGCGCGGTACGATTAAAGCCACGTTGCTGATTGAAACCCTGCCGGCCGTGTTCCAGATGGACGAGATCCTGCACGCGCTGCGTGACCATATTGTCGGGCTGAACTGTGGTCGTTGGGATTACATCTTCAGCTATATCAAAACGCTGAAGAATCATCCGGATCGCGTTCTGCCGGACCGCCAGGTGGTGACGATGGATAAGCCTTTCCTTAGCGCCTATTCGCGTCTGCTGATTAAAACCTGTCACAAACGTGGTGCCTTCGCGATGGGCGGTATGGCGGCATTCATCCCGAGCAAAGACGCTGAACGCAATAATCAGGTACTCAGCAAGGTGAAAGCGGATAAAGCGCTGGAAGCCAATAACGGCCACGACGGCACGTGGATTGCGCATCCGGGACTGGCGGATACCGCGATGGCAGTCTTCAACGAGGTGCTCGGCGAGAACAAAAACCAGCTGTTTGTGACCCGTGATGAAGACGCGCCGATTACCGCAGAACAATTGCTGGCGCCATGTGAAGGCGAGCGTACGGAAGAGGGGATGCGCGCCAATATTCGCGTTGCGGTGCAGTACATCGAAGCGTGGATCTCCGGCAACGGCTGCGTGCCGATTTATGGCCTGATGGAAGATGCGGCGACAGCGGAGATCTCCCGTACGTCAATCTGGCAGTGGATCCATCACGAGAAAACCCTGAGCAACGGCAAACCGGTCACTAAGGCGCTGTTCCGCCAGATGTTGGCTGAAGAGATGCGGGTCATCCAGGACGAACTGGGTGAACACCGTTACAGCAGCGGCCGATTTGATGATGCCGCGCGCCTGATGGAGCAAATCACCACTTCTGACGAATTAATCGATTTCCTGACATTGCCAGGCTACCGCCTGCTGGCGTAA
- the zraP gene encoding zinc resistance sensor/chaperone ZraP, whose translation MKRNTKAGLALIALSLMVLGSSPALARHHWGNGGGMWQQNGSGLSAEQQAAAQKIHNDFYNQTNALRQQLMSKRYEYNALLATNPPDTAKINAVAKEMESLRQSLDEQRVKRDVAMAQAGVPGGMGMGYGGCGGRGGHMGMGHW comes from the coding sequence ATGAAACGGAACACGAAAGCAGGCCTGGCGCTGATCGCCCTCTCTTTGATGGTGCTGGGTTCCAGCCCCGCCCTGGCGCGGCATCACTGGGGGAACGGCGGCGGCATGTGGCAACAAAATGGCAGTGGACTGAGCGCAGAGCAGCAGGCTGCCGCGCAAAAAATCCATAATGACTTTTACAACCAGACTAACGCCCTACGCCAACAACTGATGTCCAAACGCTATGAATACAACGCGCTGTTAGCGACGAATCCGCCGGATACCGCCAAAATCAATGCGGTGGCGAAAGAGATGGAATCCTTAAGACAGTCACTGGATGAACAACGGGTGAAACGGGATGTTGCCATGGCTCAGGCCGGTGTCCCTGGCGGTATGGGGATGGGTTACGGCGGATGCGGTGGTCGTGGCGGCCACATGGGAATGGGACACTGGTAA
- the purD gene encoding phosphoribosylamine--glycine ligase has product MKVLVIGNGGREHALAWKAAQSPTVATVFVAPGNAGTALEPTLQNVAIGATDIPALLNFAQSEKIDLTIVGPEAPLVKGVVDTFRAAGLKIFGPTAGAAQLEGSKAFTKDFLARHQIPTAEYQNFTEIEPALAYLREKGAPIVIKADGLAAGKGVIVAMTQEEAEAAVHDMLAGNAFGDAGHRIVIEEFLDGEEASFIVMVDGEHVLPMATSQDHKRVGDGDTGLNTGGMGAYSPAPVVTDDVHQRTMERIIWPTVKGMAAEGNTYTGFLYAGLMIDKQGNPKVIEFNCRFGDPETQPIMLRMKSDLVELCLAACEGKLDEQKSEWDDRASLGVVMAAGGYPGDYRTGDVIHGLPLEEVADGKVFHAGTRLDDNEQVVTSGGRVLCVTALGDTVAEAQKRAYALMTDIHWDDCFCRKDIGWRAIEREQN; this is encoded by the coding sequence ATGAAAGTATTAGTTATCGGAAACGGCGGGCGCGAGCACGCTCTGGCGTGGAAAGCCGCTCAGTCACCAACAGTGGCAACCGTATTTGTTGCACCGGGTAACGCCGGCACTGCGCTGGAACCGACGCTGCAAAACGTCGCGATCGGCGCAACCGATATTCCGGCACTGCTGAACTTTGCCCAGAGTGAAAAGATTGACCTGACGATCGTCGGCCCGGAAGCGCCGCTGGTGAAAGGCGTGGTCGATACCTTCCGTGCGGCGGGCCTGAAAATCTTCGGTCCAACCGCTGGCGCGGCACAACTGGAAGGTTCCAAAGCGTTCACCAAAGATTTCCTTGCACGTCACCAGATCCCGACGGCCGAATATCAGAACTTTACGGAGATCGAACCTGCTCTCGCTTATCTGCGTGAGAAAGGCGCGCCGATCGTCATTAAGGCTGACGGTCTGGCTGCCGGTAAGGGTGTGATTGTCGCAATGACGCAGGAAGAAGCCGAAGCCGCCGTACATGATATGCTGGCTGGCAACGCGTTTGGCGACGCGGGTCATCGCATCGTGATTGAAGAGTTCCTCGACGGCGAAGAAGCCAGCTTTATCGTGATGGTCGACGGCGAGCACGTCTTGCCGATGGCGACCAGTCAGGATCATAAGCGCGTAGGCGATGGTGATACCGGCCTGAACACCGGCGGGATGGGTGCCTATTCTCCGGCGCCGGTGGTGACGGATGACGTCCATCAGCGCACGATGGAACGCATCATCTGGCCAACCGTCAAAGGCATGGCGGCAGAAGGTAATACCTATACCGGTTTCCTGTATGCCGGTCTGATGATCGACAAACAGGGCAATCCGAAGGTGATCGAATTTAACTGCCGCTTTGGCGATCCGGAAACCCAGCCCATCATGCTGCGTATGAAATCCGATCTGGTTGAGCTTTGCCTTGCTGCCTGCGAAGGCAAACTGGACGAGCAAAAATCAGAGTGGGATGATCGCGCCTCGCTTGGCGTGGTGATGGCAGCGGGCGGTTATCCTGGCGATTATCGCACTGGCGACGTGATCCACGGTTTGCCATTGGAAGAAGTGGCAGATGGCAAAGTGTTCCACGCCGGCACCCGACTGGACGATAACGAGCAGGTTGTCACCAGCGGTGGTCGCGTGCTGTGCGTCACTGCGCTGGGGGATACGGTGGCAGAGGCGCAAAAACGCGCCTATGCCTTAATGACCGATATCCACTGGGACGACTGTTTCTGCCGTAAAGACATCGGCTGGCGCGCCATTGAGCGTGAACAGAACTAA
- the metA gene encoding homoserine O-acetyltransferase MetA yields the protein MPIRVQDELPAVNFLREENVFVMTTSRASGQEIRPLKVLILNLMPKKIETENQFLRLLSNSPLQVDVQLLRIDARESRNTPAEHLNNFYCNFEDICDQNFDGLIVTGAPLGLVEFNDVAYWPQIKQVLEWAKDHVTSTLFVCWAVQAALNILYGIPKQTRTDKLSGVYEHHILHPHALLTRGFDDSFLAPHSRYADFPSVLIRDYTDLEILAETENGDAYLFASKDKRIAFVTGHPEYDANTLGSEYFRDVEAGLNPDVPYNYFPQNDPQNKPRATWRSHGNLLFINWLNYYVYQITPYDLRHMNPTLD from the coding sequence ATGCCGATTCGTGTGCAGGACGAGCTACCCGCCGTCAATTTCTTACGTGAGGAAAACGTCTTTGTTATGACGACTTCCCGTGCTTCAGGTCAGGAAATTCGTCCGCTAAAGGTACTCATCCTCAACCTGATGCCGAAGAAAATCGAAACGGAAAATCAGTTTTTGCGGCTGCTGTCGAACTCTCCGTTGCAGGTGGATGTACAGTTACTGCGCATTGATGCACGTGAGTCGCGTAATACGCCAGCAGAGCATCTGAACAACTTCTACTGTAACTTTGAGGATATCTGCGATCAGAACTTCGATGGCTTGATCGTCACCGGCGCGCCGCTGGGTCTGGTGGAGTTCAATGATGTTGCCTACTGGCCACAGATCAAACAAGTGCTGGAGTGGGCGAAAGATCATGTCACCTCAACGCTGTTTGTCTGTTGGGCGGTCCAGGCAGCGCTTAATATCCTCTACGGTATTCCGAAACAGACCCGCACTGATAAGCTTTCTGGCGTTTATGAGCATCATATTCTTCACCCTCATGCACTGCTGACGCGGGGTTTTGATGATTCGTTCCTGGCCCCGCATTCACGCTATGCTGATTTCCCGTCAGTGTTGATCCGTGACTACACCGATCTTGAGATCCTCGCCGAGACTGAGAATGGTGATGCCTATCTTTTTGCCAGCAAAGATAAACGCATTGCGTTTGTCACGGGCCATCCGGAATATGATGCCAACACATTAGGTAGCGAATATTTCCGCGATGTAGAAGCCGGATTAAACCCCGACGTTCCCTACAATTATTTCCCGCAAAACGATCCCCAAAACAAACCTCGCGCTACCTGGCGAAGCCACGGTAATTTGCTGTTCATCAACTGGCTCAACTATTACGTCTACCAGATCACACCATATGATCTGCGTCACATGAATCCAACGCTGGATTAA
- the zraR gene encoding sigma-54-dependent response regulator transcription factor ZraR, which produces MIRAKIDILVVDDDVSHCTILQALLRGWGYDVALAYSGRAALEQVREHVFDLVLCDVRMAELDGIETLKEIKTLNPAIPVLIMTAFSSVETAVEALKTGAQDYLIKPLDFDNLQTTLENALAHTRASASELPSVSASQFGMVGESPAMQQLLSEIAMVAPSDATVLIHGDSGTGKELVARALHACSERSDKPLVTLNCAALNESLLESELFGHEKGAFTGADKRREGRFVEADGGTLFLDEIGDISPMMQVRLLRAIQEREVQRVGSNQTISVDVRLIAATHRDLAQEVQAGRFRQDLYYRLNVVTIETPSLRQRREDIPLLADHFRQRFAERNRKAVKGFTPRAMDLLIHYDWPGNIRELENAIERSVVLLTGEYISERELPLAIASQPLPLMTEQAIQPLVEVEKEVILAALEKTGGNKTEAARQLGITRKTLLAKLSR; this is translated from the coding sequence ATGATTCGCGCAAAGATCGATATTCTGGTGGTGGATGACGACGTCAGCCACTGCACTATTTTACAGGCATTACTGCGAGGATGGGGCTATGACGTCGCGCTGGCCTACAGCGGGCGAGCCGCACTCGAGCAGGTGCGTGAACACGTCTTTGACCTCGTGTTGTGCGATGTACGCATGGCGGAGCTGGACGGCATCGAAACGCTGAAAGAGATCAAGACGCTGAACCCGGCAATTCCGGTGCTGATCATGACGGCGTTTTCCAGCGTGGAGACGGCGGTAGAGGCGCTAAAAACCGGCGCGCAGGATTACTTAATCAAACCGTTGGATTTTGACAATCTGCAAACGACGCTGGAAAACGCGCTGGCGCATACGCGAGCATCCGCCAGCGAGCTGCCGTCAGTTTCCGCCTCGCAGTTTGGGATGGTCGGCGAAAGCCCGGCGATGCAGCAACTGCTGAGTGAAATTGCGATGGTTGCGCCTTCCGATGCAACGGTATTGATTCATGGAGATTCTGGCACCGGGAAAGAGCTGGTGGCGCGCGCGCTGCATGCCTGCAGTGAGCGGAGCGACAAACCGCTGGTAACGTTGAACTGCGCGGCGCTCAACGAGTCGCTACTGGAATCTGAGCTGTTCGGTCATGAAAAAGGCGCATTTACCGGTGCCGACAAGCGCCGGGAAGGGCGTTTTGTCGAAGCCGATGGCGGCACGCTGTTTCTTGATGAGATTGGTGATATCTCGCCGATGATGCAGGTGCGGTTACTGCGGGCGATTCAGGAACGCGAAGTTCAGCGTGTGGGCAGCAACCAGACGATCTCGGTCGATGTCCGCCTGATTGCCGCGACTCATCGCGATCTGGCACAAGAGGTGCAAGCCGGACGTTTTCGTCAGGATCTCTACTATCGCCTGAACGTAGTGACCATTGAAACGCCGTCGCTGCGTCAGCGGCGGGAAGATATCCCCCTGTTGGCTGACCACTTTCGCCAGCGGTTTGCTGAACGTAACCGTAAGGCGGTGAAAGGGTTTACCCCACGGGCGATGGATCTGCTGATTCACTACGACTGGCCGGGGAATATCCGTGAGCTGGAAAATGCAATTGAGCGTTCAGTGGTCCTGCTGACCGGAGAGTATATTTCTGAGCGCGAGCTGCCGCTGGCGATCGCGAGTCAGCCCCTGCCGCTCATGACGGAGCAGGCCATTCAGCCGCTGGTGGAAGTCGAAAAAGAGGTGATTCTGGCGGCGCTGGAAAAAACGGGCGGCAACAAAACGGAAGCCGCCCGTCAGCTAGGGATTACGCGAAAGACGCTGCTGGCGAAACTGTCGCGTTAG